A window from Roseburia sp. 499 encodes these proteins:
- a CDS encoding 4Fe-4S binding protein → MAVDYAALKKGGFMRQKQKNNFSLRVKVVGGNLTTENLRIIAEVAEKYGDGHVHLTSRQSVEIPFIKVDDVEAVKAELAKGGCRPGICGPRVRTVTACQGSEICPSGNIDTYHIAQILDEKYFARELPHKFKFGVTGCQNNCLKAEENDVGIKGAQIVNWKKEDCIMCGVCEKACREGAISIQDGEIKLDREKCNYCGRCVKSCPTDAWEGQQGYIVSFGGLFGNQINKGESLLPVITSEEQLLRVTDAAIQFFDDNANPGERFKFTIDRVGVDKLQKVLEEAYNG, encoded by the coding sequence ATGGCAGTTGATTATGCAGCATTAAAAAAAGGCGGATTCATGCGTCAGAAACAGAAAAATAATTTTTCTTTGAGAGTAAAGGTAGTCGGTGGTAACTTAACTACGGAAAACTTAAGAATCATTGCAGAGGTTGCAGAAAAATATGGAGATGGTCATGTACATCTCACCTCTAGACAGAGTGTAGAGATTCCATTCATTAAAGTAGATGACGTGGAAGCAGTGAAGGCAGAATTGGCAAAAGGCGGATGCAGACCGGGAATCTGTGGTCCACGTGTTCGTACTGTAACTGCCTGTCAGGGATCTGAAATTTGTCCAAGTGGAAATATTGATACATATCATATTGCCCAGATACTGGATGAGAAGTATTTTGCAAGAGAGTTGCCTCATAAGTTCAAGTTTGGCGTTACCGGATGTCAGAACAACTGTTTAAAGGCAGAGGAAAATGATGTGGGAATTAAGGGTGCCCAAATTGTAAACTGGAAGAAAGAAGACTGCATTATGTGCGGTGTTTGTGAAAAGGCATGCCGTGAGGGAGCCATTTCTATTCAGGATGGTGAAATCAAGCTGGATAGGGAAAAATGTAATTACTGTGGCAGATGTGTAAAATCATGTCCAACAGATGCATGGGAAGGACAGCAGGGATACATTGTATCTTTCGGAGGACTTTTCGGCAATCAGATTAACAAGGGAGAATCCTTACTTCCGGTGATTACATCAGAAGAGCAGTTGCTTCGCGTAACAGATGCGGCAATTCAGTTCTTTGATGATAATGCCAATCCGGGAGAACGTTTTAAGTTCACGATTGACAGAGTAGGTGTTGATAAATTACAGAAAGTGTTAGAGGAGGCGTACAATGGCTGA
- a CDS encoding sulfate adenylyltransferase subunit 1 has translation MSGLLKFITCGSVDDGKSTLIGHILYDAKLLYADQEKALELDSKVGSRGGAIDYSLLLDGLMAEREQGITIDVAYRYFTTDNRSFIVADTPGHEEYTRNMAVGASFADLAVILVDAKQGVLVQTRRHARICSLMGIRYFVFAVNKMDLVGYDENRFKEIKAQIDELTKELELASVEIIPVSATEGDNVTKKSEHTPWYTGEALLSYLEQVDVSEKSKEEGFYLPVQRVCRPNHTFRGFQGQVESGSIRVGDVVTTLPSREEAKVKSILVGDKESQSAEKGKPVTIQLDKEVDVSRGCVLVNGSNLPVSNQIAVTLLWMDDEELVIGKDYLVKLGTRQIPGVLTGIKHKVDVNTGEFLDADRLVKNEIALCEISLQENIVVDTFKHHKTLGELILIDRITNMTSACGVVEEVKQGQEDGIYSFISGDIKARGDVFEEFYYNMESLNIAKAKPVKDVYTVGDTIPVKGESYHYPDNFDILVLRDKVAVEIREEKVAAIKSLSEYDYSGYPLVNGRGFAIRVESREQYQEFIADFGKTGENPDAELLDKWMKFEIYRSITFHDNFWII, from the coding sequence ATGAGCGGATTATTAAAATTTATTACCTGCGGAAGCGTAGATGATGGAAAGTCCACCTTAATCGGACATATTTTGTATGACGCCAAGCTGCTATATGCAGATCAGGAAAAGGCGTTGGAATTAGACAGTAAGGTAGGAAGTCGAGGCGGAGCTATTGACTATTCTCTATTGTTAGATGGTTTGATGGCAGAAAGAGAACAGGGAATTACCATAGATGTAGCATATCGTTACTTTACCACAGATAACCGAAGCTTTATTGTAGCAGATACACCGGGACATGAAGAATACACCAGAAACATGGCAGTAGGAGCATCCTTCGCAGATTTAGCAGTTATTCTTGTAGATGCAAAACAGGGAGTTCTGGTACAGACCAGAAGACATGCAAGAATCTGCTCTTTGATGGGAATTCGTTACTTTGTATTTGCAGTAAATAAAATGGACTTGGTAGGATATGATGAAAATCGTTTTAAGGAAATTAAAGCACAGATTGATGAACTTACCAAAGAACTGGAACTTGCCAGTGTAGAGATTATTCCGGTATCTGCAACGGAGGGTGACAATGTAACAAAGAAATCCGAACACACGCCATGGTATACAGGAGAAGCATTACTGAGTTACTTAGAGCAGGTAGACGTATCGGAAAAATCGAAGGAAGAAGGATTTTATTTGCCGGTACAGCGTGTGTGCCGTCCAAACCATACCTTCCGTGGATTCCAGGGACAGGTAGAATCAGGAAGTATCCGGGTAGGAGATGTGGTTACTACCTTGCCAAGCCGAGAAGAAGCAAAGGTAAAAAGTATTCTGGTAGGCGATAAGGAAAGTCAGAGTGCTGAGAAAGGAAAACCGGTTACGATTCAGCTGGATAAAGAAGTGGATGTTTCCAGAGGTTGTGTATTGGTAAATGGAAGTAATCTTCCGGTAAGCAACCAGATTGCAGTAACACTTTTGTGGATGGACGATGAAGAACTGGTAATTGGAAAGGATTATCTGGTAAAGCTTGGAACAAGACAGATACCGGGTGTGCTGACCGGAATCAAGCATAAAGTAGATGTAAATACCGGAGAATTTTTAGATGCAGACCGTTTGGTGAAAAATGAAATTGCATTGTGTGAGATTTCCTTACAGGAAAATATCGTTGTAGATACTTTTAAACATCATAAAACATTAGGCGAGTTGATTTTAATTGACCGTATTACCAATATGACTTCAGCCTGCGGTGTAGTAGAAGAAGTGAAGCAGGGACAGGAAGATGGAATCTATTCATTCATATCAGGTGACATTAAGGCAAGAGGCGATGTTTTTGAAGAATTCTATTATAACATGGAGAGTCTGAACATTGCTAAGGCGAAACCGGTAAAGGATGTTTATACAGTAGGAGATACTATCCCGGTAAAGGGTGAGAGTTATCACTATCCGGATAATTTCGATATTTTAGTGCTTCGTGACAAAGTGGCAGTAGAAATTCGTGAAGAAAAAGTAGCTGCAATTAAATCACTTTCAGAATATGATTACAGCGGATATCCATTAGTAAATGGAAGAGGATTTGCAATCAGAGTAGAATCCAGAGAGCAGTATCAGGAATTCATTGCAGACTTTGGAAAAACCGGAGAGAATCCGGATGCAGAGCTTTTGGATAAGTGGATGAAATTTGAAATCTACAGGAGCATTACATTCCATGATAACTTCTGGATTATTTAA
- a CDS encoding sulfurtransferase TusA family protein translates to MAEFEIDERVDITDVVCPMTFVKAKVAMEELEIGQVLAVTMNDGEPVQNVPRSFKEEGQQILKLIDNGNGTYDLIVKKLED, encoded by the coding sequence ATGGCTGAGTTTGAAATTGATGAAAGAGTAGATATTACCGATGTGGTTTGCCCAATGACTTTTGTAAAGGCAAAGGTAGCAATGGAGGAATTAGAAATTGGACAGGTTCTTGCTGTTACTATGAATGATGGTGAACCGGTGCAGAATGTACCAAGAAGCTTTAAGGAAGAAGGTCAGCAGATTCTTAAATTGATTGATAACGGGAACGGAACTTATGACCTTATTGTAAAGAAGTTAGAAGACTAA
- a CDS encoding M67 family metallopeptidase, whose protein sequence is MLFLKQQDYKKILEHCEKGLPNEACGLIGGRKEGENQYVEKVYLLTNVDESREHFSMDPKEQFAAVKDMRTNGYEPLGNFHSHPESPSRPSEEDKRLAYDSKANYLILSLMEEGNPILKAFRIDEEKNVTIEPIEIFDELPNK, encoded by the coding sequence ATGTTATTTTTGAAACAGCAGGATTATAAAAAAATACTAGAGCATTGCGAAAAAGGACTTCCAAATGAAGCATGCGGTCTTATAGGCGGCAGAAAAGAGGGAGAAAATCAATATGTAGAAAAGGTATATCTGCTGACAAATGTGGATGAGAGCAGGGAGCATTTTTCTATGGATCCCAAGGAACAGTTTGCCGCAGTAAAGGATATGCGTACCAATGGCTATGAGCCTCTTGGAAACTTCCATTCTCATCCGGAATCTCCTTCTAGACCTTCCGAAGAGGATAAGCGCCTTGCATATGATTCTAAAGCAAACTACCTTATCCTTTCGCTAATGGAAGAGGGAAATCCAATTCTTAAAGCATTTCGAATTGATGAAGAGAAAAATGTAACAATAGAGCCTATTGAAATATTTGACGAACTTCCAAATAAATGA
- a CDS encoding thioredoxin family protein, which translates to MAARVNQEQFEQEVLKSAIPVLAEFYSDSCIPCKQLSPILGDIEDDYEDKLKVVKINVNFDADLAAEYEVMASPTVLFFKDGAEVNRTRGLVKKEELETIIKSLI; encoded by the coding sequence ATGGCAGCGAGAGTAAATCAAGAGCAGTTTGAACAGGAAGTACTGAAAAGTGCGATTCCGGTACTGGCAGAATTTTATTCTGATTCCTGTATTCCATGTAAGCAGTTATCTCCCATTTTAGGGGATATTGAGGATGATTACGAAGATAAGCTTAAGGTTGTAAAAATCAATGTAAACTTTGATGCAGACCTGGCAGCGGAATATGAGGTAATGGCATCGCCTACTGTTTTATTTTTCAAGGATGGCGCTGAGGTGAATCGAACCCGAGGCTTGGTAAAAAAAGAAGAATTGGAAACAATTATCAAATCATTGATATAA
- a CDS encoding helix-turn-helix transcriptional regulator, which translates to MKEELFQPKELKRQRITDCLTEAVKVPLCVVQASAGMGKKTAVRDFFEETGVRYFWYLLKENEYDDEWLGKRIAEVLDPEGEKDRREFLEIRFPQTSEERQEFINQLSQNIQEDLVVVIEDKYQSNHSEEFDLLLEDIAEAELEHLHIILICQKMSGFRCGKLILNRKCNVIRKNVLSFTEEEIGAYFRINGIDLSFKERKAIYQYTEGWTSVICLILLDYVRTGRLNSYFSAWNFMKELVFDTLSETERDIIMKLSPLENFTLQEAIYVTQMPECQIELQNCALETNFMEYDMVPRTFRLHHLLRLIAEKEYTDRGNSVEEVWRRSAMWHEQQGNGTEAINIYMRIGAVEQVFRVLEKDNTLEIYKSAPKVFENFFKEIEVSQKIEHLKAYLIYIYYWEVYGNKENARKDFEQTEYWFLEQGMDKQPQNKRIYGEMLIMRSIMSIDHIGEMAETIQKAYEVLEGKPSEIFDKRFIAMYMVPELYGIHYSEAGKLLFSIEKIKKFSRYYLVLVNAKDSGWEWMAEGEYHYLMGNIQQAVEISEIAFQKACFRKEAAAIISTAFLKMKCYIYLGKYTELVECLEVLEETVRGIDKKETITVLYDLVKGYIKQCMGEPGIPEWLKNYELIPYNNYLKITCAGTITYGRILIEEGKYAHLTAIAEDMMEYREWSSSCYLRIKGGIYLTIAKYHLFGEEAAGEELEKVLKIAQKDELIGLFMENAGELLPILKLVQEKEIDKEYLKKVIFHCQQYQTGLSRIQNKGEGPKEAGLLTERELEILQLVKTGYKNGEIGKTLNIATVTVEKALSNIYRKLNVKGRAEAVKKLEKIL; encoded by the coding sequence GTGAAAGAAGAACTATTCCAGCCGAAAGAATTGAAAAGACAGCGGATTACTGACTGCCTTACAGAGGCTGTCAAGGTGCCTTTGTGTGTTGTACAGGCATCCGCAGGAATGGGAAAGAAAACTGCTGTACGAGATTTTTTTGAGGAAACAGGAGTAAGATATTTTTGGTATTTGTTAAAAGAGAACGAATACGATGATGAATGGTTAGGAAAGCGAATTGCAGAGGTTCTGGATCCCGAAGGGGAGAAAGATAGGAGGGAATTTTTGGAAATTCGTTTTCCACAGACATCAGAGGAGAGACAGGAATTTATCAATCAACTAAGTCAGAATATACAAGAAGATTTAGTTGTAGTAATTGAAGATAAATATCAGAGTAACCACAGTGAAGAATTTGACCTTTTACTGGAGGATATTGCAGAGGCAGAATTGGAGCATTTGCATATCATATTAATTTGCCAGAAAATGTCAGGTTTTCGTTGTGGTAAATTGATTTTGAATAGAAAATGCAATGTAATTCGTAAAAACGTATTGAGTTTTACAGAAGAGGAAATTGGTGCATATTTCAGAATTAATGGAATTGATTTGTCCTTTAAGGAAAGAAAAGCAATCTATCAATATACAGAAGGATGGACTTCTGTAATCTGCTTGATTTTGTTGGATTATGTGCGGACCGGAAGGTTAAACAGTTACTTTAGTGCGTGGAATTTTATGAAAGAGCTTGTTTTTGATACATTATCAGAAACAGAGCGTGATATTATCATGAAATTGTCACCATTGGAGAACTTTACGTTGCAAGAAGCTATTTATGTAACACAGATGCCGGAGTGTCAGATAGAACTCCAGAATTGTGCGTTGGAGACGAATTTTATGGAGTACGATATGGTTCCACGAACATTTCGTCTTCATCATTTACTGCGTCTCATTGCGGAAAAAGAGTATACTGACAGAGGAAATTCGGTAGAGGAAGTTTGGAGACGTTCTGCTATGTGGCATGAGCAGCAAGGCAATGGAACAGAAGCCATTAATATTTATATGAGGATTGGAGCGGTAGAACAAGTTTTTAGGGTATTAGAAAAAGATAATACGTTAGAAATTTATAAATCCGCACCTAAGGTTTTTGAAAACTTTTTTAAAGAGATAGAGGTATCCCAGAAGATAGAACATTTAAAGGCGTACTTAATATACATCTATTATTGGGAAGTATATGGAAATAAAGAAAATGCCCGTAAGGATTTTGAACAGACAGAATATTGGTTTTTGGAACAGGGGATGGATAAACAGCCGCAGAATAAACGAATATATGGTGAGATGTTGATTATGCGTAGCATTATGAGCATTGACCATATCGGAGAGATGGCGGAGACGATTCAAAAAGCTTATGAGGTATTAGAGGGAAAACCATCTGAGATATTTGATAAGCGTTTTATTGCTATGTACATGGTTCCGGAACTTTATGGGATTCATTATAGTGAAGCTGGTAAATTGCTGTTTTCTATCGAGAAAATAAAGAAATTCAGTAGATATTACTTAGTATTGGTGAATGCAAAAGATTCCGGTTGGGAATGGATGGCAGAGGGTGAATATCACTACTTGATGGGGAATATTCAGCAAGCTGTTGAGATTAGCGAGATTGCTTTTCAAAAGGCATGCTTTCGAAAGGAAGCAGCAGCAATCATAAGTACAGCTTTCTTAAAAATGAAGTGTTACATTTATCTTGGTAAGTATACAGAACTGGTAGAATGCTTAGAAGTGTTAGAAGAAACGGTAAGGGGAATAGATAAAAAAGAGACGATTACAGTTCTTTATGATTTGGTAAAAGGATATATTAAGCAATGCATGGGAGAACCGGGAATCCCGGAATGGCTTAAAAATTATGAACTTATTCCGTATAATAACTATTTAAAAATCACTTGCGCAGGAACGATTACCTATGGCAGAATCCTGATAGAAGAGGGAAAGTATGCTCATTTGACCGCGATTGCAGAGGATATGATGGAGTATCGGGAGTGGAGTTCCAGTTGTTATCTGAGAATTAAAGGTGGAATTTATCTGACAATCGCAAAGTACCATCTTTTTGGGGAAGAAGCTGCAGGGGAAGAATTGGAAAAGGTTCTTAAGATAGCTCAGAAGGATGAACTGATTGGACTATTTATGGAAAATGCAGGAGAACTTTTGCCTATTTTGAAGCTGGTACAGGAAAAAGAAATTGATAAGGAATACCTGAAAAAAGTAATATTCCATTGTCAGCAGTATCAGACCGGATTGAGTCGGATTCAGAATAAGGGAGAAGGTCCAAAAGAAGCAGGATTGCTGACGGAACGAGAACTTGAGATACTTCAGCTTGTAAAGACCGGGTATAAGAACGGAGAAATTGGAAAAACTTTGAACATAGCGACTGTAACAGTGGAAAAGGCATTATCTAATATATATCGAAAGTTAAACGTGAAAGGGAGAGCAGAAGCAGTAAAGAAACTAGAAAAAATATTGTAA
- a CDS encoding 4Fe-4S dicluster domain-containing protein — translation MSIVINKEKCVGCRMCTQVCPGSLIKLDQEGKAYIKYPKDCWGCVSCVKECKKDAIDFYLGADIGGRGSKMRVKSQGDMIYWNIERPDGEIETIEIDRTKSNQY, via the coding sequence ATGAGCATAGTAATCAATAAGGAAAAATGTGTGGGATGCCGAATGTGTACCCAGGTATGTCCGGGAAGTCTCATTAAACTTGACCAGGAAGGAAAGGCATATATCAAATACCCAAAAGATTGTTGGGGATGTGTCTCTTGCGTAAAGGAATGTAAGAAAGATGCCATTGATTTTTATCTGGGAGCAGATATCGGCGGCAGAGGAAGTAAAATGAGAGTAAAGAGTCAGGGAGATATGATTTACTGGAATATTGAAAGACCTGACGGTGAAATAGAAACCATAGAAATTGACAGGACAAAGTCCAACCAATATTAG
- a CDS encoding O-acetylhomoserine aminocarboxypropyltransferase/cysteine synthase family protein — MTESTGFNTSLLHSCIEGDKSTGATLTPIYQSSAFYQPSASQHEKLFHNQAPGYSYTRIGNPTITAFEERMTKLEGGVASIACASGMAALTNALLNILQAGDEIISSASLYGGSIDLFRDLEAFGIHTIYVKNNDWEQIEQSITEKTRVFFAETIGNPRLDVTDIRTLSELAHKHGLPLIMDNTVATAYLVKPLELGADVVINSTSKYINGHSDAISGVINDSGNFTWDAEKYPGMKEYKKFGKFAYTAKLRNGLFRNTGACMAPQTAYYNLLGMETLGLRMERECENAFKLAEYLDGIDGIEVNYPGLEKSPWHQLAKKQLSRGFGAILTIRVGSKERAFSIIDNLKIPMIVSNIGDTKSLVIHPESTLNVHSTEEEKTNAGVFDDLIRISVGIEDIEDLIADFKQAIEKSPL, encoded by the coding sequence ATGACAGAATCGACGGGATTTAATACCTCGCTTTTACATAGCTGTATCGAAGGCGATAAGAGTACCGGGGCAACACTGACTCCTATTTATCAGTCCAGTGCCTTTTATCAGCCTTCTGCCAGCCAACATGAAAAATTATTTCACAATCAGGCACCGGGATATTCCTATACAAGAATTGGAAATCCTACCATTACCGCTTTTGAAGAGCGGATGACAAAATTGGAGGGCGGCGTTGCATCTATCGCCTGTGCTTCGGGGATGGCGGCATTGACCAATGCCCTGTTAAATATTTTACAGGCCGGAGATGAAATTATCTCCAGTGCCAGCCTGTATGGTGGCAGCATTGATTTGTTCCGGGATTTGGAAGCCTTTGGGATACATACGATTTATGTGAAAAATAATGACTGGGAACAGATAGAACAGAGTATTACAGAAAAGACCAGAGTTTTTTTTGCAGAAACCATTGGTAATCCAAGGCTGGATGTAACAGATATTCGGACATTGAGTGAACTGGCACATAAACATGGATTGCCCCTTATCATGGATAACACAGTGGCAACGGCGTATCTGGTAAAACCTCTGGAACTTGGAGCAGATGTTGTAATCAATTCTACATCCAAGTATATCAATGGCCATAGCGATGCCATCAGTGGTGTCATTAACGATAGCGGAAATTTTACTTGGGATGCGGAAAAGTATCCGGGAATGAAGGAATACAAAAAGTTTGGAAAATTTGCTTACACAGCAAAACTGAGGAATGGGTTGTTCCGAAATACAGGAGCCTGTATGGCACCACAGACAGCTTATTATAATCTGTTAGGAATGGAAACACTGGGACTTCGGATGGAGCGGGAATGTGAAAATGCTTTTAAACTTGCAGAATATCTGGATGGGATTGATGGAATTGAAGTCAATTATCCGGGACTGGAAAAAAGTCCGTGGCATCAATTGGCAAAGAAACAACTTTCCCGTGGATTTGGTGCAATTTTGACCATACGGGTAGGAAGCAAAGAACGGGCATTTTCCATTATAGATAACTTGAAAATACCGATGATTGTTTCAAATATCGGTGACACCAAGTCGCTGGTGATTCATCCGGAATCTACCCTGAATGTACATAGTACAGAGGAAGAAAAGACAAATGCCGGTGTATTTGATGATTTGATTCGGATTAGTGTAGGAATTGAAGATATTGAAGATTTAATTGCTGATTTTAAGCAAGCAATTGAAAAGAGTCCATTATAA
- the thiS gene encoding sulfur carrier protein ThiS, translated as MKAIIAGVNKEIAEGTTIAKLIVDEKVENAEYVTVTLNEEFLDRAAFETTVIKEGDNIEFLYFMGGGAF; from the coding sequence ATGAAAGCAATAATCGCAGGAGTAAACAAAGAAATCGCAGAAGGAACAACAATTGCAAAGTTAATCGTGGACGAAAAGGTAGAAAATGCAGAATATGTTACAGTTACTCTGAATGAGGAGTTTCTGGATAGAGCAGCTTTTGAAACCACAGTAATCAAAGAAGGAGATAATATTGAATTCTTGTATTTCATGGGAGGAGGGGCTTTTTAA
- the thiF gene encoding thiazole biosynthesis adenylyltransferase ThiF, whose translation MAFTNEQMERYSRHIILQEVGVKGQKKLLNSKVLIIGAGGLGAPAAMYLAAAGVGTIGIADADEVDLSNLQRQIIHATKDVGKAKVKSAKETINEMNPDVTVNTYRTFVTSENIMDLIKDYDFIIDGTDNFPAKFLINDACVMAKKPFSHAGIIRFQGQLMTYVPGEGPCYRCVFKNPPPKDAVPTCKQAGVIGAMGGVIGSLQAMEAIKYIVGVGELLTGKLLTYDALKMEFRTVKLPKHVPDCGICGDHPTITELIDYEQVECDGK comes from the coding sequence ATGGCATTTACAAATGAACAAATGGAGCGTTACTCCAGACATATTATTTTGCAGGAGGTAGGCGTAAAAGGGCAGAAGAAGCTGTTAAACAGTAAGGTTCTTATTATCGGTGCCGGTGGACTTGGAGCTCCGGCAGCAATGTATCTTGCGGCAGCAGGAGTTGGAACAATCGGAATTGCCGATGCGGATGAGGTAGATTTGTCTAACCTTCAGAGACAGATTATCCATGCTACAAAGGATGTAGGAAAAGCAAAGGTAAAATCCGCAAAAGAAACGATTAATGAGATGAATCCGGATGTAACTGTAAATACATATCGTACTTTTGTTACATCAGAAAATATCATGGATTTGATAAAAGACTATGACTTTATTATTGATGGAACAGACAATTTCCCGGCAAAGTTCTTGATTAACGATGCATGTGTTATGGCGAAAAAACCATTTTCCCATGCAGGAATCATCCGTTTCCAGGGACAGCTTATGACTTATGTTCCGGGAGAAGGACCATGCTATCGTTGTGTATTCAAGAATCCACCGCCAAAGGATGCGGTTCCGACCTGTAAGCAGGCCGGCGTTATAGGCGCTATGGGTGGTGTTATCGGAAGCCTTCAGGCTATGGAAGCAATTAAATATATCGTAGGTGTAGGCGAATTGTTGACAGGAAAATTGTTGACCTATGATGCGTTAAAAATGGAATTTCGTACCGTAAAGTTGCCAAAACATGTGCCGGATTGCGGTATTTGCGGAGATCATCCTACTATAACAGAGTTAATCGACTACGAACAGGTAGAATGTGACGGAAAATAA
- the cysD gene encoding sulfate adenylyltransferase subunit CysD has protein sequence MSELSHLDELEAEAIYIIREVAAECEKPVMLYSIGKDSSVMLHLAMKAFYPEKPPFPFLHVNTTWKFKEMIEFRDRVAKEKGIEMLEYINEEGVKQGINPFDHGSAYTDIMKTQALKQALNKYGFTAAFGGGRRDEEKSRAKERIFSFRNEAHAWDPKNQRPEMWKLYNTKIHKGESIRVFPISNWTEKDIWQYIKRENIDIVPLYFAKERPVVYRDGNIIMVDDDRMKLLPGEKIEHKSVRFRTLGCYPLTGGCESTATTLDEIIEETLSAVSSERTTRVIDSEEVGSMERRKREGYF, from the coding sequence ATGAGTGAATTATCACATCTTGATGAATTAGAAGCAGAAGCTATTTATATCATTCGTGAGGTGGCGGCAGAATGCGAGAAACCTGTAATGTTATATTCGATTGGAAAGGACAGCTCCGTTATGCTTCATTTGGCGATGAAAGCCTTTTACCCGGAAAAACCACCTTTTCCATTCCTTCATGTAAATACCACATGGAAATTTAAGGAAATGATAGAATTTCGTGACAGAGTCGCAAAGGAAAAGGGAATTGAGATGCTGGAGTACATTAACGAAGAAGGTGTAAAGCAGGGTATCAATCCTTTTGACCACGGTTCTGCCTATACAGATATTATGAAAACACAGGCATTGAAGCAGGCATTAAATAAATATGGATTTACCGCAGCATTTGGAGGCGGTAGACGTGATGAAGAAAAGTCCAGAGCCAAGGAACGAATTTTTTCTTTCCGAAATGAAGCACATGCATGGGACCCGAAGAACCAGAGACCGGAAATGTGGAAGTTGTATAATACCAAGATTCACAAGGGTGAAAGCATTCGAGTATTCCCTATTTCCAACTGGACAGAAAAGGATATCTGGCAGTACATCAAACGAGAAAATATTGATATTGTACCATTGTACTTCGCTAAGGAACGTCCGGTAGTATATCGGGATGGAAATATCATCATGGTGGATGATGACAGAATGAAGTTATTGCCTGGAGAGAAGATTGAGCATAAGAGTGTAAGATTCCGTACACTTGGCTGCTATCCATTGACCGGAGGATGTGAATCTACAGCAACCACCTTAGATGAAATCATTGAAGAGACGTTAAGTGCAGTGTCCTCTGAAAGAACTACCAGAGTAATTGATAGTGAAGAAGTCGGCAGCATGGAAAGAAGAAAAAGGGAGGGATATTTCTAA